A genomic region of Roseateles amylovorans contains the following coding sequences:
- a CDS encoding tripartite tricarboxylate transporter substrate binding protein: MQRRNLLTAALTAGVTLPSWAQDRFPSRPITLICPWPAGGSSDAVMRAFGDSLARQLGVPVVVENRPGAGGTLGASLMLTAKPDGYTLTQLPLGVYRLPHMQKMPFDPVRDLQHVIGLTGYTFGIVCTMDAPFRNLKEMVTWARARPGQLIYGHTGTGTTPHLAFEEFAHKAGFTTQDVPYKGTAEIMQAILGGHVPVMSGTPEFVPHVKAGKLRFLATLGRERNRAFPDVPTVKESGWDTVSDSPFGIGAPRGTDPAVVRTLHDAFKRTLEDPHLLETLDRYYQPVLYMSTEDYGRYAQRTFEAERLTIERMGLARKG, encoded by the coding sequence ATGCAGCGCCGTAACCTGCTGACCGCGGCGCTGACCGCCGGCGTGACCCTGCCGTCCTGGGCCCAGGACCGCTTTCCCAGCCGGCCGATCACGCTGATCTGCCCGTGGCCGGCAGGCGGCTCCAGCGACGCGGTGATGCGCGCCTTCGGCGACAGCCTGGCCCGGCAGCTCGGCGTGCCGGTGGTGGTGGAGAACCGGCCCGGCGCCGGCGGCACGCTGGGGGCGAGTCTGATGCTGACGGCCAAGCCGGACGGCTACACCCTCACGCAACTGCCGCTGGGGGTCTATCGACTGCCGCACATGCAGAAAATGCCGTTCGACCCGGTGCGTGACCTGCAGCATGTGATCGGGCTGACGGGCTACACCTTCGGCATCGTCTGCACGATGGATGCGCCGTTCCGCAACCTCAAGGAGATGGTGACCTGGGCCCGTGCCCGGCCGGGACAGTTGATCTACGGTCACACCGGCACCGGGACCACGCCGCATCTGGCCTTCGAGGAATTTGCGCACAAGGCGGGGTTCACCACGCAGGATGTGCCGTACAAGGGCACGGCCGAGATCATGCAGGCGATCCTGGGCGGTCACGTGCCGGTGATGAGCGGCACGCCGGAGTTCGTGCCGCATGTGAAGGCCGGCAAACTGCGCTTTCTGGCGACGCTGGGACGGGAGCGCAATCGCGCCTTCCCGGACGTTCCCACGGTGAAGGAGTCCGGCTGGGATACGGTCAGCGATTCGCCGTTCGGCATCGGCGCGCCTCGCGGCACCGATCCGGCGGTCGTCCGCACGCTGCATGACGCCTTCAAGCGCACGCTGGAGGATCCGCATCTGCTGGAGACGCTGGATCGCTACTACCAGCCCGTGCTCTATATGAGCACCGAGGACTATGGCCGCTATGCGCAGCGCACCTTCGAGGCCGAGCGCCTGACCATCGAGCGGATGGGGCTGGCGAGGAAGGGCTGA
- a CDS encoding carotenoid oxygenase family protein: MKPETIVEMNDPLNDLLNAPLNATMNPAGRPADQAASPASPQRRALLRRATHSTLALSGWSLAQQALADTAHLVNGAAALSAADFERALAAAPELLPLRGWDGQDRATAELRIEGRWPRELQGTLYRNGPGLMSRSGERYRHWFDGDGLVHAWRFEAGRASHQARFVRTAKFRAEQEAGRFLLPTLGTAIPPQRPVVGADSLNVANTSVLRLGGRLHALWEGGSAYELDADTLDTVGPRAWDPALRGMPFSAHPKVEADGTVWNFGSTARHLTVYRFHPDGVLAAHQTLALPMSAMVHDFAVSQRFLVFLLAPLTMDLAQLRAGASMTAAMRWQPEQGTRVLILDKATLTPRWAELPASMVFHFGNAWDEGDDLVLDYVEAPPLPEFNQRIAALMAGRQMDSAPSQPRVLRLSLSGGAPRLERRDEAVEFPVVDPRVVGQRHRFVYYPTRFAQPHRWGFDGVMRLDLETGARQRFQFDEEVLLEEQLLVPRPGSSREGQGWLLGLGYDVRRQRSFATVFDAERLGDGPLARAWLPYWVPLGFHGRFYAA; encoded by the coding sequence ATGAAGCCCGAGACGATTGTCGAAATGAACGACCCATTGAACGACCTATTGAACGCCCCATTGAACGCCACGATGAATCCTGCCGGACGGCCCGCCGACCAGGCCGCGTCGCCTGCCAGTCCGCAGCGGCGGGCGCTGCTGCGCAGAGCGACGCACTCGACGTTGGCACTCAGCGGCTGGTCACTGGCGCAGCAGGCGCTGGCCGACACGGCCCATCTCGTGAACGGCGCGGCGGCGCTGTCGGCGGCGGACTTTGAACGCGCACTGGCCGCAGCGCCGGAGTTGCTGCCGCTGCGCGGCTGGGACGGCCAGGATCGCGCCACCGCCGAGCTGCGCATCGAGGGTCGCTGGCCGCGCGAGTTGCAGGGCACGCTCTACCGCAATGGCCCGGGCCTGATGAGCCGCAGCGGCGAGCGCTACCGGCATTGGTTCGATGGCGACGGCCTGGTGCATGCCTGGCGCTTTGAGGCGGGGCGGGCGAGCCATCAGGCGCGTTTCGTGCGCACCGCCAAGTTCCGGGCCGAGCAGGAGGCGGGACGCTTCCTGCTGCCGACGCTGGGTACCGCGATTCCGCCGCAGCGCCCGGTCGTGGGCGCGGACAGCCTCAATGTGGCCAACACCAGCGTGCTGCGCCTGGGTGGACGTCTGCATGCGCTGTGGGAAGGCGGCAGCGCCTATGAGCTGGACGCCGACACCCTGGACACCGTCGGTCCGCGCGCCTGGGACCCGGCCTTGCGCGGCATGCCGTTCTCGGCCCACCCCAAGGTGGAAGCCGACGGCACTGTCTGGAACTTCGGCAGCACCGCGCGGCATCTGACCGTCTATCGATTCCATCCGGATGGCGTCCTCGCGGCCCATCAGACGCTGGCCTTGCCGATGTCGGCGATGGTGCATGACTTCGCGGTCTCGCAGCGCTTTCTGGTGTTCCTGCTGGCGCCGCTGACGATGGACCTGGCGCAGTTGCGCGCCGGCGCCAGCATGACGGCGGCGATGCGTTGGCAGCCGGAGCAAGGCACTCGGGTGCTGATCCTGGACAAGGCGACCTTGACGCCGCGCTGGGCGGAATTGCCAGCGAGCATGGTCTTTCACTTCGGCAATGCCTGGGATGAGGGCGATGACCTCGTGCTGGACTATGTCGAGGCACCGCCGCTGCCGGAATTCAACCAACGCATCGCCGCCTTGATGGCGGGGCGGCAGATGGACTCGGCGCCGTCCCAGCCGCGGGTGCTGCGGCTGTCGCTGAGCGGCGGGGCACCGCGATTGGAGCGCCGCGATGAAGCGGTGGAGTTCCCGGTGGTCGATCCTCGGGTGGTCGGCCAACGCCATCGCTTCGTCTACTACCCGACCCGTTTCGCGCAGCCCCACCGGTGGGGCTTCGATGGGGTGATGCGGCTCGACCTCGAGACCGGCGCCCGGCAGCGCTTCCAGTTCGATGAGGAGGTGCTGCTGGAGGAGCAACTGCTGGTGCCTCGTCCGGGCAGCAGCCGCGAAGGGCAGGGCTGGCTGCTGGGACTGGGCTACGACGTGCGTCGCCAGCGCAGCTTCGCCACGGTGTTCGATGCCGAGCGCCTGGGCGATGGCCCGCTGGCCCGCGCGTGGCTGCCGTACTGGGTGCCGCTGGGTTTTCATGGGCGCTTCTATGCGGCTTGA
- a CDS encoding 3-deoxy-7-phosphoheptulonate synthase — MKTLDHPQQDREVGSADSTRDDTRTDDTRIDAVRPLISPALLLDQLPLPESSLRVVEAARQQISAVLHGQDDRLLCVVGPCSIHDHGQAMDYARLLKDLRDELKQDLLIVMRVYFEKPRTTVGWKGYINDPHLDGSFHMNEGLRLARQLLLDVTALGLPAGTEFLDLLSPQYISDLIAWGAIGARTTESQSHRQLASGLSCPVGFKNGTDGSVKIAADAVLAARASHAFMGMTKMGMAAIFETRGNDDCHLILRGGKAPNYDAASVQAAAEALKSAGLRQQLMIDFSHANSSKKFERQIDVGHDVGAQIAGGDARITGVMIESHLQPGRQDLLTGQTKADLLPGVSITDACLGWSQTEPLLRELAAAVRQRRERAAG; from the coding sequence ATGAAGACACTTGACCACCCGCAGCAGGACCGCGAAGTCGGCTCTGCCGACAGCACCCGCGATGACACCCGCACCGACGACACCCGGATCGACGCGGTCCGGCCGCTGATCTCGCCGGCCCTGCTGCTGGACCAGCTCCCGCTGCCCGAGTCCTCGCTGCGCGTGGTGGAAGCCGCCCGCCAGCAGATCAGTGCGGTGCTGCACGGTCAGGATGACCGGCTGCTGTGCGTGGTCGGTCCGTGCTCCATCCATGACCACGGCCAGGCGATGGACTATGCGCGCTTGCTCAAGGACCTGCGGGACGAGCTCAAGCAGGATCTGCTGATCGTGATGCGGGTGTATTTCGAGAAGCCGCGCACCACGGTGGGCTGGAAGGGCTACATCAACGATCCGCATCTGGACGGCAGCTTCCACATGAACGAAGGTCTGCGTCTGGCGCGTCAGCTGCTGCTGGACGTCACCGCGCTGGGGTTGCCAGCCGGGACCGAGTTCCTGGACCTGCTGTCGCCGCAATACATCTCCGACCTCATCGCCTGGGGCGCGATCGGTGCGCGCACCACCGAAAGCCAGAGCCATCGGCAGCTGGCCTCGGGGCTGTCCTGCCCGGTGGGCTTCAAGAACGGCACCGACGGTTCGGTCAAGATTGCGGCGGATGCGGTGCTGGCGGCACGCGCCAGCCATGCCTTCATGGGCATGACCAAGATGGGCATGGCGGCCATCTTCGAAACCCGCGGCAATGACGACTGCCACCTGATCCTGCGCGGCGGCAAGGCACCGAACTATGACGCGGCCTCGGTGCAGGCGGCGGCCGAGGCGCTGAAGTCGGCGGGCCTGCGCCAGCAGCTGATGATCGACTTCTCGCATGCGAACTCCTCCAAGAAGTTCGAGCGCCAGATCGATGTGGGCCATGACGTCGGCGCCCAGATCGCCGGCGGCGACGCCCGCATCACCGGCGTGATGATCGAGTCCCACCTGCAGCCGGGCCGACAGGACCTGCTGACCGGCCAGACCAAGGCCGACCTGCTGCCCGGTGTGTCCATCACCGACGCCTGCCTGGGCTGGAGCCAGACCGAGCCGCTGCTGCGCGAACTTGCGGCGGCGGTGCGTCAGCGGCGGGAGCGGGCGGCGGGTTGA
- a CDS encoding DUF2141 domain-containing protein: MNRRLDATSVTPADDRRTASSAAHSAKPEIARSLRRALKSLCALAVLGAAWASQAHAADLELAVSGFAGAEEQRGQLMVAVFADSSDWLKKPVAVRRVAVAEAVDGRLVLRFGDLPAGPVAISVFQDLNGNGKLDTNPVGMPLEPFAFSRQAQGNFGPPRFEQAALEAGTTRHAIQLPAMP; the protein is encoded by the coding sequence ATGAACCGTCGCCTCGATGCCACCTCTGTCACGCCGGCCGACGACCGTCGGACCGCCTCGTCCGCCGCACATTCCGCCAAGCCGGAAATTGCCCGCTCCCTTCGGCGAGCGCTGAAGTCCCTCTGCGCGCTGGCCGTGCTGGGCGCTGCATGGGCCAGCCAGGCTCACGCAGCCGACCTGGAACTGGCGGTGAGCGGCTTTGCCGGCGCCGAGGAGCAGCGTGGTCAGCTGATGGTGGCGGTCTTCGCCGACAGCAGTGATTGGCTGAAGAAGCCGGTCGCGGTGCGTCGCGTCGCCGTGGCCGAAGCCGTGGACGGCCGCCTGGTGTTGCGATTCGGCGATCTGCCGGCCGGTCCGGTCGCGATCAGCGTGTTCCAGGACCTCAATGGGAACGGCAAGTTGGACACCAACCCGGTGGGCATGCCGCTGGAACCGTTCGCCTTCTCTCGTCAGGCCCAAGGCAACTTCGGACCGCCTCGCTTCGAGCAGGCCGCGCTGGAGGCGGGCACCACCCGTCACGCCATTCAACTGCCGGCGATGCCCTGA
- the rpiA gene encoding ribose-5-phosphate isomerase RpiA — translation MTQDELKTLVGQAALKYVTPDTVVGVGTGSTVDKFIDALAASGIRIAGAVSSSVRSTERMKALGIAVLEASEVEALQVYIDGADEIDHHGHMVKGGGAALTREKIVADLAKTFVCIADESKLVDALGRFPLPVEVIPMAAAQITRRFAAMGGTARLREGCVTDNSCQILDVTGLRITDPAAFEADVNQWPGVVTVGVFARNKASVCLLGTAQGVKTLTF, via the coding sequence ATGACCCAAGACGAATTGAAGACCCTGGTCGGCCAAGCCGCCTTGAAGTACGTCACGCCGGACACGGTGGTGGGCGTGGGCACGGGCTCGACGGTGGACAAGTTCATCGACGCGCTGGCCGCCAGCGGCATCCGCATCGCCGGCGCGGTGTCCAGCTCGGTCCGCAGCACCGAGCGGATGAAGGCCCTGGGCATTGCGGTGCTGGAGGCTTCCGAAGTCGAGGCGCTGCAGGTCTACATCGACGGCGCCGATGAAATCGATCATCACGGCCACATGGTCAAGGGCGGCGGTGCCGCATTGACGCGCGAGAAGATCGTGGCGGACCTTGCCAAGACCTTTGTCTGCATCGCCGATGAGAGCAAGCTGGTCGACGCGCTGGGCCGCTTCCCGCTGCCGGTGGAAGTGATCCCGATGGCCGCCGCGCAGATCACGCGCCGGTTCGCGGCGATGGGCGGTACTGCGCGCCTGCGCGAGGGCTGCGTGACCGACAACAGCTGCCAGATCCTGGATGTGACGGGTCTGCGCATCACCGATCCCGCCGCCTTCGAGGCCGATGTGAATCAATGGCCCGGCGTGGTCACGGTGGGCGTGTTCGCCCGCAACAAGGCGTCGGTGTGCCTGCTGGGCACGGCGCAGGGCGTGAAGACGCTGACCTTCTGA
- a CDS encoding CPBP family intramembrane glutamic endopeptidase: MSVMPLSHLLLCLAILLTLLPVTAPWPWMTVLIMAVTAGLIQGQLSIAALVPVLAMLALAWLAMSAHRQPRREATLMVLMLVLGLALSLHKLPGFANPSYLVASADALPPTVKYLNFDKGVAGLLMLAVLITQQRQRRNGGVTRWADQPGRPVSGHSAFGGWALPITVVATLAVPWWLAVGSGLGEPTLRWPPNAALFLLSNLFLTCVAEEVAFRGVIQQLLARWVSDDLRHWRGWIPVLLTALLFGLAHLAGGPVYVALAALAGLGYGLSYALSGRIEVAILLHFGLNALVFCTLNVKLG, from the coding sequence ATGTCCGTCATGCCGCTCAGCCATCTGTTGCTGTGTCTGGCGATCCTGCTGACGCTGCTCCCTGTGACCGCTCCCTGGCCTTGGATGACGGTGCTGATCATGGCGGTCACCGCCGGCTTGATCCAGGGCCAACTGAGCATCGCCGCGCTGGTGCCGGTGCTGGCGATGCTGGCCTTGGCCTGGCTGGCGATGTCGGCGCATCGACAGCCCCGCCGCGAAGCCACCTTGATGGTCCTGATGCTGGTGCTGGGCCTGGCGCTCTCCCTGCACAAGCTGCCGGGGTTTGCCAATCCGAGCTACCTGGTGGCCAGCGCCGATGCGCTGCCGCCCACAGTGAAGTACCTGAATTTCGACAAGGGCGTCGCCGGACTGCTGATGCTGGCGGTGCTGATCACCCAGCAGCGCCAACGCCGCAACGGGGGCGTGACTCGGTGGGCTGACCAGCCGGGCCGACCGGTCAGCGGGCACAGCGCCTTCGGCGGATGGGCATTGCCGATCACGGTGGTCGCCACGCTGGCCGTGCCCTGGTGGCTGGCGGTGGGCAGCGGCCTGGGCGAGCCCACGCTGCGCTGGCCACCCAACGCCGCCCTCTTCCTGCTGTCCAACCTCTTCCTGACCTGCGTGGCCGAGGAAGTCGCCTTCCGCGGCGTGATCCAGCAACTGCTGGCGCGCTGGGTGAGCGACGACCTGCGCCACTGGCGCGGTTGGATCCCGGTGCTGCTGACCGCCCTGCTCTTCGGACTGGCCCATCTGGCCGGCGGCCCCGTCTATGTCGCGCTCGCCGCATTGGCCGGGCTGGGCTATGGCCTGAGCTACGCGCTCAGCGGCCGGATCGAGGTGGCCATCCTGCTGCATTTCGGGCTCAATGCGCTGGTGTTCTGCACCTTGAATGTGAAGCTGGGCTGA
- a CDS encoding DUF6644 family protein, translating into MLAQLVSHPWAYPAYEVVHLIGLGALFGGLLVFELRTLGVRPEVDPGALARLAIPTALAGFALCLISGAAMFATQPQELWINGALRVKMALILLAGLNAAWFHRRGGVRAQDRLGRAQCLLSLVLWIAVIICGRWIAYV; encoded by the coding sequence ATGCTTGCCCAACTCGTCTCGCACCCCTGGGCCTATCCCGCCTACGAAGTCGTTCACCTGATCGGCCTGGGCGCGCTGTTCGGCGGCTTGCTGGTGTTTGAGCTGCGCACCCTGGGCGTGCGCCCCGAGGTGGATCCTGGCGCGCTGGCCCGGCTCGCCATTCCCACCGCACTGGCCGGATTCGCGCTGTGCCTGATCTCCGGGGCCGCGATGTTCGCGACCCAGCCGCAGGAGCTCTGGATCAACGGCGCGCTGCGGGTGAAGATGGCACTGATCCTCCTGGCGGGCCTCAATGCCGCCTGGTTTCACCGGCGGGGCGGCGTCCGGGCGCAGGATCGGCTGGGACGCGCGCAATGCCTGCTGTCGCTGGTGCTTTGGATCGCCGTCATCATCTGCGGGCGCTGGATCGCCTATGTTTGA
- a CDS encoding DUF6152 family protein, whose translation MQRRSLLTVLSSAPLWSLPVRAHHGWSGFDQDRPLYLAGRATQVAWRNPHVELMLDLPERLSLPADLKQRTLPRQSAAVDSAALLAKVQVPTRRDRRWEVELAPLTRMQAWAVDEIKPGTEVAVIGFTAPAEQGEAVLRAEYLFIGDKVYGLRSSPV comes from the coding sequence ATGCAACGTCGTTCGCTGTTGACCGTCCTCTCATCGGCCCCGCTGTGGAGCCTGCCCGTGCGGGCCCACCACGGCTGGAGCGGGTTCGATCAGGACCGACCGCTCTACCTCGCCGGGCGCGCCACCCAGGTGGCCTGGCGCAATCCGCATGTCGAGCTGATGCTGGATCTGCCGGAGCGGCTCAGCCTGCCCGCCGACCTGAAGCAGCGCACGCTGCCGCGCCAAAGCGCCGCCGTCGACTCCGCCGCCTTGCTCGCGAAGGTGCAAGTGCCCACGCGCCGGGACCGGCGTTGGGAGGTCGAGCTGGCGCCGCTGACGCGCATGCAGGCCTGGGCCGTGGACGAGATCAAGCCCGGCACCGAGGTCGCGGTGATCGGGTTCACCGCGCCGGCCGAGCAGGGCGAGGCCGTCCTGCGGGCGGAATATCTGTTCATCGGCGACAAGGTCTACGGTTTGCGGTCTTCCCCGGTCTGA
- a CDS encoding AAA family ATPase, with protein MRANQNRLSTDFCLMFSLSRNFSAITDRVPMLRHYAFSNFQSFRDQTVVSFELSQKAASHGWQVTSRGNARLTTVLAVMGANGAGKTGALKPLAFVAWFVAHSFHLPADQPIPMSTHALATAEPARIALEVEDTDGCLWRYELEIRAQRVFREALFRKRERFNYVFVRTLNADESGYDIKQQGFDFSPAEARKVRFNASLISTAAQYGVPLAQWLRSFGVVTNINLDGRSHFGAQHLAQSAEFFAQDDGARQRMVGFLASWDLGVSEVDIERLDAQRADGSVDRSWHAKVKHHSALGEFALRMEQESSGTQSAFVLLSRLLPVLRDGGLAVLDELDSDLHPLMIEPILDLFANPATNPHQAQLIFTCHTSEILDLLHKSQVLLVEKTDGHSQGYRADEIKGLRSDDNLRAKYMAGALGGIPRF; from the coding sequence TTGAGAGCCAACCAGAATCGACTTTCAACGGATTTTTGTTTAATGTTCTCTTTATCCAGAAATTTTTCCGCCATCACGGATCGCGTCCCGATGCTTCGCCATTACGCTTTTTCCAATTTTCAGAGCTTCAGAGACCAGACCGTGGTCTCCTTCGAACTGAGTCAGAAAGCGGCCTCGCATGGATGGCAGGTGACCTCACGGGGCAACGCGCGCTTGACCACCGTCCTGGCGGTGATGGGGGCCAACGGCGCGGGAAAGACGGGCGCGCTGAAGCCCCTGGCCTTTGTGGCCTGGTTCGTGGCGCACTCTTTCCATCTCCCGGCCGATCAGCCCATCCCCATGAGCACGCATGCCCTGGCGACGGCAGAGCCCGCCCGGATAGCGTTGGAGGTCGAGGACACCGATGGCTGCCTGTGGCGCTATGAACTGGAGATCCGCGCCCAACGCGTCTTCCGGGAGGCGTTGTTCCGCAAGCGTGAGCGATTCAACTATGTCTTCGTCCGCACCCTCAATGCGGACGAATCAGGCTACGACATCAAGCAACAGGGCTTTGATTTCAGCCCGGCGGAAGCCCGCAAAGTCCGATTCAACGCCTCGTTGATCTCGACAGCCGCCCAATACGGCGTCCCTTTGGCACAGTGGCTGCGCTCCTTCGGGGTGGTCACCAACATCAATCTGGACGGTCGCAGCCACTTCGGCGCTCAGCACCTGGCGCAATCCGCCGAATTCTTCGCGCAGGATGATGGCGCCCGGCAACGCATGGTGGGGTTTCTGGCCTCCTGGGATCTGGGGGTCTCGGAAGTGGACATCGAGCGGCTGGACGCGCAGCGAGCAGACGGCTCTGTGGATCGATCGTGGCATGCGAAGGTGAAACACCACAGTGCCCTTGGCGAATTCGCCTTGCGCATGGAGCAGGAGTCCAGCGGCACGCAAAGCGCGTTCGTCCTGCTGTCTCGCTTGCTGCCAGTGCTTCGCGATGGCGGCTTGGCGGTGTTGGACGAGCTCGACAGCGATCTCCATCCGCTGATGATCGAGCCCATCCTCGACCTGTTCGCCAATCCGGCCACCAATCCGCATCAGGCCCAACTGATCTTCACCTGCCATACCTCGGAGATCCTGGATCTGCTGCACAAGAGTCAGGTCTTGCTCGTCGAGAAGACCGACGGTCACAGCCAGGGCTACCGCGCTGACGAAATCAAGGGCTTGCGCAGTGACGACAACCTGCGGGCGAAGTACATGGCCGGTGCGCTCGGCGGCATTCCGAGATTCTGA
- a CDS encoding penicillin-binding protein 1A: MALLAQIVRPLTAFCRSLWARTAGFRARLAQWPTWKRVALWSGAGLLAVVLILGGAAAVVWPGLPDLDRVTDYQPKQPLRVYAADGELLAEFGAERRSYLPIDKIPRQMQQALLAVEDANFYEHQGISVPGMFRAALANLTSGRKQGASTITQQLARDLYLTKKKLYTRKFVEVLLALKIESQLSKDKILEIYMNQIYLGQRAYGFEAAAQTYFGKSLKDLSIAETAMIAGLPQNPYRANPISNLKAAKKRQAVVLSRMQDVGMITADQAKLAYDEPLKLRGIQDQRLPYGQYAAEMVRQVVHAQYGEDAYNRGIRVYTTIRMDNQVAAYKALRRTLMDYERRKPWRGPEGTVDLPADMDDTDIDNAITQALQEHPDNDDLRAAVVTEVTGNRIKATLSDGEDIDLRGEGVRSVLAALSEKAKPQLRIQRGSILRVLQGASTKEFPKGAWAVTQSPEAEGALVSVEPESGKVLALVGGFDFARNQFNHATQAWRQPGSSFKPFLYSGALEIGASPATLVDDAPFFAGDWAPRNSDGQFDGPMTLRQALAKSKNMVTIRLLEQLTPERGRTWAGRFGLDVDKQPSNLTLALGSGAVTPMQMASAYSVFANGGYLLKPLLITKIVDAQGQELFRAEPESTTIDRRVISERNAFITSSLLREVATRGTAYRASQALKRYDLYGKTGTTNDAVDAWFAGFQRHVATVVWIGYDQPRSLGDRETGGGIALPAWIDYMQVALKGFSPSEIGPPSEGVTQAEGPNGPDWVFTEFAGDAGLKTIGPVPPPGGASDAASAAVPGIVPTLPQGAAPATAPGPATAVPATNSGASPSWFAGEKGG; the protein is encoded by the coding sequence ATGGCGCTGCTTGCTCAAATCGTCCGCCCGCTGACCGCGTTCTGCCGCTCCTTGTGGGCACGCACCGCCGGATTTCGGGCGAGACTGGCCCAATGGCCCACCTGGAAGCGGGTCGCCTTGTGGTCCGGTGCCGGCCTGCTGGCGGTGGTGTTGATCCTGGGGGGCGCGGCTGCCGTGGTCTGGCCCGGCCTGCCCGACCTGGACCGCGTGACCGATTACCAGCCCAAGCAGCCGCTGCGTGTCTATGCCGCCGATGGCGAGTTGCTGGCGGAGTTCGGCGCCGAACGCCGCAGTTACCTTCCGATCGACAAGATTCCCCGTCAGATGCAGCAGGCACTGCTGGCGGTTGAGGATGCCAATTTCTATGAGCATCAGGGCATCTCGGTGCCCGGCATGTTCCGCGCGGCACTGGCCAACCTCACCTCGGGCCGCAAGCAAGGCGCCTCCACCATCACCCAGCAGCTGGCGCGGGACCTCTACCTCACCAAGAAAAAGCTCTACACCCGCAAGTTCGTCGAGGTGCTGCTGGCTCTGAAGATCGAGAGCCAGCTCTCCAAGGACAAGATCCTGGAGATCTACATGAACCAGATCTACCTGGGTCAGCGTGCTTACGGCTTCGAGGCGGCGGCGCAAACCTACTTCGGCAAGTCGCTGAAGGATCTGTCGATTGCGGAAACGGCCATGATCGCCGGCCTGCCGCAGAACCCGTACCGTGCCAATCCGATCAGCAACCTGAAGGCCGCCAAGAAGCGCCAGGCGGTGGTGCTGTCGCGGATGCAGGACGTCGGCATGATCACCGCCGACCAGGCCAAGCTGGCCTATGACGAACCGCTGAAGCTGCGCGGCATCCAGGACCAGCGGCTGCCCTATGGCCAGTATGCGGCCGAGATGGTGCGTCAGGTGGTCCATGCGCAGTACGGCGAGGACGCCTACAACCGCGGCATTCGGGTCTACACCACCATTCGCATGGACAACCAGGTCGCCGCCTACAAGGCGCTGCGCCGCACCTTGATGGATTACGAGCGCCGCAAGCCCTGGCGCGGCCCGGAAGGCACGGTGGACCTGCCCGCCGACATGGACGACACCGACATCGACAACGCCATCACCCAGGCGCTGCAGGAGCATCCGGACAACGACGATCTGCGCGCCGCCGTGGTGACCGAGGTCACCGGCAACCGCATCAAGGCCACGCTGTCCGACGGCGAGGACATCGACCTGCGCGGCGAAGGTGTGCGCAGCGTGCTGGCGGCACTGTCGGAGAAAGCCAAACCGCAGTTGCGCATCCAGCGCGGCAGCATCCTGCGGGTGCTGCAAGGCGCATCGACCAAGGAATTCCCCAAGGGCGCCTGGGCGGTGACCCAGTCGCCGGAGGCCGAAGGCGCGCTGGTGTCAGTCGAACCGGAAAGCGGCAAGGTGCTGGCGCTGGTCGGCGGTTTCGACTTCGCCCGCAACCAGTTCAACCATGCGACCCAGGCCTGGCGTCAGCCGGGCTCCAGCTTCAAGCCCTTCCTGTACTCCGGCGCCCTGGAGATCGGCGCCAGCCCGGCCACCCTGGTGGACGATGCGCCCTTCTTCGCCGGCGACTGGGCCCCGCGCAACTCGGACGGCCAGTTCGACGGCCCGATGACCCTGCGCCAGGCGCTGGCCAAGTCCAAGAACATGGTGACCATCCGCTTGCTGGAGCAGCTGACGCCGGAACGCGGACGCACCTGGGCCGGTCGATTCGGCCTGGATGTGGACAAGCAGCCGTCCAACCTGACGCTGGCGCTGGGTTCGGGCGCGGTCACGCCGATGCAGATGGCCAGCGCCTATTCGGTGTTCGCCAACGGCGGTTATCTGCTCAAGCCGCTGTTGATCACCAAGATCGTCGATGCCCAGGGCCAGGAGCTGTTCCGCGCGGAACCCGAATCCACCACCATCGATCGCCGGGTGATCAGCGAGCGCAATGCCTTCATCACCAGCTCGCTGCTGCGCGAAGTGGCCACCCGAGGCACCGCCTACCGCGCCAGCCAGGCGCTCAAGCGTTACGACCTCTATGGCAAGACCGGCACCACCAATGATGCGGTGGATGCCTGGTTCGCCGGCTTCCAGCGCCATGTGGCGACGGTGGTGTGGATCGGCTATGACCAGCCGCGCAGCCTGGGCGACCGCGAAACCGGTGGCGGCATCGCGCTGCCGGCGTGGATCGACTACATGCAGGTGGCGCTGAAAGGCTTCTCGCCGTCGGAGATCGGTCCGCCGTCCGAAGGCGTGACCCAGGCCGAGGGCCCGAACGGCCCGGACTGGGTGTTCACCGAATTCGCCGGTGATGCCGGCCTGAAGACCATCGGCCCGGTGCCGCCACCGGGCGGCGCCTCCGACGCGGCGTCTGCGGCAGTCCCTGGCATCGTGCCGACCCTGCCGCAGGGCGCGGCGCCCGCCACCGCCCCCGGCCCCGCCACGGCGGTGCCGGCAACGAATTCAGGGGCGAGCCCGTCGTGGTTTGCGGGCGAGAAAGGCGGCTGA